The following DNA comes from Chthoniobacterales bacterium.
CGCGTGGACAAATCGGTGCAGACTTCGGCACCCGAATTGGAAAAACTCGTGCGCCGATCGAATGATGTTGCGCTCAAGGCCGACGGCCTTATCACCGACCTGCGCAAAGCGTGGCTGATGAAGTTGTTCGTGCCTCAAGGCCAGAAGCCGCGCGAATAAAGCTCATCGAGGCGCGCAAAGGCTCACTTGCTTTCCATCACCATGACCGGCTCCCACTCGTCGGGCGGCGGAGAGGCCTGAAAGCCGCGACAGCGGTCGATCATGGCAAGCAATGCTTTGTCCCGGGGAAGCTCGTCCGCGATCGACGAGAACAAATCGACGGCGCGATCGAAACGGCGCGCACGGTAGTGAGCCCACGCCTCCTCGTGTTTCTCCAGCCACCGCGGACGGCACGCTGCACCGTCCGGATCGAGGGGGACTGCGTAAATTGTGACCGGCGTCGAGCGCCCGACCACGCGCACGGTGTCGAGTGTCCGGAAAGCGAATTCGCCCGACGCCAGTGCCGCCACCGTTTCGCTGGCGAGCAGTTCCACGCCGTAGCGCTTGGTCAAACTCTCCAACCGCGAGGCAAGATTGACGGTGTCGCCTATGACAGTCGGCTCCATTTTCAGGTCAGATCCGATATTCCCGAAAATTGCGGGGCCGGCATTCAAGCCGATGCCGAGCCGCAAATCCGGGGCGCCTCGCTGCGCCCAGCGCTCACGCATGCGACGGACCGCACCGAGCATTTCCACAGCCGTGCGCACGGAGCGAGCGGCGTCCTCGCGCGGCCCGACCGAATCGACCGTTCCCCACACGGCCATCACCGCATCGCCGATGAATTTGTCGAGGGTTCCACGATTGCGGAAAACGATTTCGACCATGGCCCCGAGGTATTCGTTAAGGTCGGCCACGAGCTGCGCGGGTTCCGCGTGCTCGGTGATGGCGGTGAATCCGCGCAGATCGGAAAAAAGCACGGCCACGTCCTGGCGCGAACCGCCGAGACGCTCCAACACGTCGCTTTCGTGGTCGAGCAACTCGCGCACGACATCACGCGAGACATAACGCTCGAGACTGCGCCTCACCCGGGTTTTCTCGCGCCGCTCGAGAGCGAAATCATAAGCGAAGCATGTGAGACCGGCCATCACGAGCGTGGCGGCGGGATAAAGCAGCCCGGGCAGAAAATCGGCAAAGTCGTAGACCAGGAACGCCGCACCCATGAAAGCCGCAAGCGCCAAAGCCAGAACCGCCAACGCGGCCAGCGGACGCCTCATCCACGCACTCACGCCAAACGCGACGGCGCCAAGCGCAAAACAGGTGGCCATCACGAAGCCGGAGGTGGCGCGCCGGTAAAACGCTCCCACTTGGGCAGCCGCCATCGCATGCAGGTGAATTTCCGGTCCGGGCAAGGTGCCGACCGGCGTGCGGAAAAAGTCGCGGAATCGCGCGGCCAGCGGACCGGCGAGAACGATTTTGTCGCGAAAGATCTGGCCGTCTTTGAGGTTCGCCTTCCAGAGGTCGGGAACGAAGAGCTGCCAGAGCGGAACCACTGGAAACGAGTCCGGTTGGCAGAAGCGCATCAAACCCGCCGCGGGAAAGTCCTGCTTCAATCCCGCTTGCCGGAGTGCAATCGCGCCGAGCGAGGACCGCACCTCGCCCCCTAGCCCAGGGCGCCCGAGCAGGTCAGCATCGGTCATGCGGTAATGGGCGGCGCGGACAACCTTGTCGGCTTCGGGCCAGAAGTTCGCGTATCCGACGGACGCGTTGGCCTCGTCGCCCGGAGCGACGATGGTGTCGGCAGGCGGGTGATAGAGCACCGCGTCCGGCGCGACGGACATTTCCGAGTCCATGTAAAGCGAGGCAATCACGACACGACCGGGATAACGCCGCAAGATGTCGCGCAAAACCTCGTCCCCTTCGCCGGCCAGGGGAAAGTGCGCGTCGAGCACGACGGTCTTCGCGCCGGCACCGAGGACTTTTTCGACCGCTGCGGCGTAGACCGCGCGCGACCAAGGAAACTCCTGCGCCATGAGGGCAAGCGCGGGATCTGCGGCAATCTCCTCCGGATCAAGCTGGCTGAGGTCGAGACTGGCTTCGTCGAGCGCCAGGAAAACGTAGTTCTCCGGAGTGGACGTTTTGGTCCCATGCCTGACCACTGCATCTTGGAGCGAAAGCTCTGCCAACTCCAAAGGCACAATGGTCAGCGGACCGGAGAGGATCGCGAAAATCGCCGCCCAAAGGGTGCAAACAGCGCCGAGAACAGCCAAGCGCTTTGCGGATCGCCGCGAGAGGTTTGTGCCAAAGGCTGACTTACGGGCCATAAGGCGGAAAAATGGCACGTTTTGGCTTGCATGCACAACGGTCATGTTTGATGAATTTCAAACCCTCACTTATGGCCAGACACCCGACCCAATACGTGGCCATCATGCTCGCGGGCTTGTTGCTCGCGCCGCTGGCCGTCACCACCGCATCCGCCCAGTCGCAGGTTCCGGTGCAAATGTCGGCTACCGATGCCGATGTGGCGCGGCGGGACATGATGGGAACCATCACCCGGCAACTATTCGCCCAAGACCCGGATTACGCACCGCCCAGCCCGGCGGACGCGGACCTCGGCGAACAAAGGCTGCTTGTTCCGAACGATCGCTACAAAGCGTTCACCCTCTTCTCCAACGTCTCGGAGTTTTACACGTCGAACGCCGGGCTGACAAACGGCGGCGCGCAATCCGACTGGTTCACCGCAATGCAATTCGGTGCCTCCTGGGTTCCGCGCATCACGGGCAATCTTTACGGTGAGGCCACCGCGCTGCAGCAACTTTACCGCTACGCGACCTACAACGGATACAGTTTCAACAGCCTCGACCTGGGAGCGGGGCTCATCTACTTGTTCCGTGAGTTGCAGGACCTCAGCGCTTTCGCGCGCTACAACTACAACCTCCTGACCGACGCGGGATCCGACTCTTCCCTTTTCTACCAACAAACCATCCGCCTCGGTTTGAACAAGCCGTTCGTGTTCAGCCGTGCGCACATGGCCACGCTCGGACTGGCATCGGACATCAATCTCAACGGCTACCCGAGCTACGCGGTGCGCAACCGCTTTGCCGTGCTCGCCGGCTATCAGGTGAATCTGACGCGCCGTCTGCAAGCCAATCTCTTTTACCAATTGGCATATTTCCCTTTTCCCGAAATCAACAGGAATGACTGGAACCAGGTGCTCAGCTTCGGCCTCGCTTGGATTTTCTCCCCGCGTTTCAGCGTCGGTGCATCCGTTTCTTCGTCGTTCAACGACTCCAATGAGAACTTCTACGACTACAGCGTGCTCAACACGGGCGCGGGTATCTCGGCGAACTACAAATTTTGACGGCCATGAAAAATTCCATCCGATTCATCGCATGCGCGTCACTTTTCCTCGCTGCCTCCGCGTTTGCCGCGGGACTGGAGCAGGCCAAGGTCAGCAAGATTGTCAACCAAGTTGAAGTGATCCCGGCCGGCGACCAACCGGAGCCCGCCGAACTCGGCGAAGTGATCAGCGGCCACACCGGCGTCCGCACCGGCGGCAACTCACGCGCTCAACTTACTTTCTCCGACAACACCTTGGCACGGCTCGGGGCCAACACCCTTTTCAGCTTCCAGCGCGGCACCCGCAGCTTGGATCTGGAAAATGGAACCATCCTCCTGCAGGTGCCGAAAGATGCCGGCGGAGCAACAATTCACAGTGCGCCGGTCACGGCCGCGATCACCGGCACGACGCTCATGATGGAATACAGCCCGGGAAACCCCGGAACCGTGAAGTTGATCGTGCTCGAAGGCACGGTCCGACTTTCGCTCAAGGGAAAATTGGGCGAATCCGTCCTGCTCAATCCCGGCGAAATGATCACCGTTGCCGCGAACGCCAAGAGTCTGCCGAATCCTGTGCCGGTGGACGTCAAACGCATTCTCCGCACGTCGCGCCTGGTCAAGGAAGGCGAACTCGAGTCGATGGGACTGATCATGGAAACCGTCGACAACCAGCAGCAGATGATCGCCGACAAGCGCTTGTCCGACGGTGGCCCGGTCACTCCGGAGAACCTGCTCAACAATCCGGCGCTGATTGCCAACGACGCGCTGAACAATCAGAACTTCCGACGCGATACCGTGCCACTGCCAACGCCGGCTCTAGTGGCAACTCCTCCGCCATACATTTATCATGGAGGTGGCTCAAGCACCAATGGTGGGACCATCTACAATTATTAAGATTCGACCGAATGATTAGTAAGGGCCACGAATCATCGGACCTATCTCGCACCTGCGCTTCACTGGATGGTCGTGAAGCCGCCCAGCTGATTGCAAAAGCGCGGCCTCTTGAAGCATCAAAGGCCCTCCAATCTCTCATCCCGAACGTCGCCCAAGACATTTTGAGTCACCTCCCGCCGGACAAACTCGGCGCCATCCTTGCGGTGACGCCGGAGGACATCGCGCGCACATGGAAACTGGAGGCCCGTTATCCGCAGGATTCAGTTGGCGCGCTGATGGAGCCGCCGGCGGCGGTCTTTCGCGCGGATGACACCGTGGGCTCGACCATCGAAAAGCTGCGCGAGATCACAAAAGAAAAGTTCATCACTTACTGCTTTGTCACGGACGACAAAGACAAGCTCAGCGGCGTTATAACCATGCGTGATCTACTGTTGAATCCGCACGACCGAAGGCTCGGAGACTTGATGCTGCGCGAAGTATTCAGCCTGAATCCCCATACCTCGCTGCTTGATGCGATGAAGTCAACGATCAGCCGCCACTACCCTGTCTATCCGGTGTGCGATACTTCCGGACGTCTGGTCGGGCTGGTCCGTGGTCAAGCGCTCGCCGAGGCGCAGGCTTTCGAACTCACGGCGCAAGCGGGCGCGATGGTCGGCGTGGAAAAAGAGGAACGGCTCGCCACACCTTGGCTGCGCAGCTTTTTGTTCCGCCATCCGTGGCTGCAACTCAACCTGCTCACGGCCTTCATCGCCGCGGCGGTGGTCGGCCTCTTCGAAAATACGTTGGACAAGATCGTGCTGCTTGCGGTTTTTCTTCCCGTGCTTGCGGGACAGTCGGGCAACACCGGTTGCCAGTCTTTGGCGGTCGCTCTGCGCGCCATGACTCTCGGCGAAATGAAAGAGGGCAAGGAGTGGGCGGCCCTGACGAAGGAAGCCCTGCTTGGATTGGCCAACGGCGCGCTGGTCGGCCTGACCGCCGGCGCGGGAATGGTGATCTACGCCAAGATGCAAGGCAACGCACAGGCATGGCAACTGGGCGGGATCGTTTTTCTCGCGATGATCGGCGCCTGCATCGTCAGCGGCGCGTGTGGCGTTCTTGTTCCCTCCACCCTTCGCCGTCTCGGCGCCGACCCCGCCACGGCCTCGAGCATCTTTCTCACCACCGCCACCGACGTAGTCAGCATGGGCCTCTTCCTTGGCTTGGCCACTTGGTTGATTCTTTAGGCGAGCGGGGCGAGGATACGGCCCGTGGAACCCCAAGCCTCCCTGAAAGAGTCGCACGCCGCGCTCCTGCGGGAGGTTTTGCACGAAGAGCTGGGAGGCCTCGAGCCGGGCGTCTGGGAAAAGCTTCTCCCGGCAATCCGTTGGAAAGAGCTGGCCGCGGGTGAAACGCTCTTCCGCGAAGGCGACAGTGCCGACGCGATGTATGTCGTCGTCAGCGGCCGCTTGCGCGCCATGCGCGAGGACGAAGGAAAGCCGGTGTTCATAGGCGACATCGGCCGCGGGGAGACCGTGGGTGAGATGGCGTTGCTCACCGGCGCCCCTCGCTCCGCCACGGTGGAGGCGATGCGCGACTGCGTGCTCGCCGGCTTGGACCAAGCGACATTCAACGAACTCGCCCGCATGTGCCCGCAGACGGTTTTCCACGTGGCCAAGGTGCAATTCGACCGCATCCAACGCGCCAACCGTCCGCGCTCGCTGGAAAAGCAGAGGCTCTCAGTCATGGTCCTTTCCGCGGATCCCTCCTGCGATGCCCGTGGATTCGCGTCGAAATTGACCGGCGAAATCCGTGCACGCGGCCATAACGCAGTCCTTGCAACCAAGGACGAAGCCCCGTCGGGAGCCGGGACTCCCGTCGACCGGCGTCACCGCCTGGCCATTTGGCTCAACGAGAAGGAGGCCTTCGCCACGCATCTTGCGATGGCGGGCGACCCCGCGGACGATCTTTGGAATAGACAGTGCGCGCGGAGCGCAGATGCCGTCCTTGTGCTGGTCCGCCCCGGATGCGAACCACGGCTCCCCGATGACCTTATTCCCGAAATCTCGCGGCGCATTCTCGTTGTCCTCCATCCCGACGGACGCAACCGGCCCTCCGGAACGGCAAAAGCTTTGCGCGCTTGCAAATCGACGAGTTGCTTCCACCTGCGCGAAGACTCGCGGGAGGATTGGCAGCGTCTGGGTCGCTGGCTCACGGGGCGCGCGGTCGGTATTGCCTTCGCCGGCGGCGGGGCGCGGTCATTCGCCCATTTGGGAGTCATCCGCGCGCTCCGGGAGCATGGCATTCCCCTCGACACCGCGGCTGGAACAAGCCTGGGCGCCATCGTGGCATCGGGTGTCTCGCTTGACCTGCCTTTGGACGATCTGATGGCGCGGTTCTCAGTGATGGTGAAAACCAACCCGACAAAACGCGATTACCTTCTTGTGCCGCGCAGTTCGCTGCTTTCCGGCCGAAAACTCGACAGACTGCTCCCCCAGCTGCTTCCCGATGTCGAAATCGAAGACTGCTGGAAAGGCTTTGCTTGCGTATCGGCGAATATCACAAATCCCGGAGCGCATGTGCACCGCAGCGGCTCGCTGCTGAAGGCGCTGCGCTCTACCGTTTCGATACCCGGCGTCTTTCCTCCGGTCAAAGTCGGAGACGGCGAGCTTTTGGTCGATGGCGGCGTGGTGAACAATTTGCCGGCGGACATCCTGCGTGAGCACGGCGCGGGGCGAATCATCGCATGCGACCAAGGTGGGTCCGGAACGCGCGCACCCGGCGCCCCGGACAACCCCAATGCCATCGGCATCATCATGCGCTCGGTGATCCTGCACAGCCGCATCAGCGGACGCGCTTGGCGCAGGGAGGCCGACCTTTATATCGAATCGCCAGTCGGCGACATCGGCTTGCTCGAGTGGGACCGCTTCGAGTCGGCGTTGCAGCGAGGATACGACCAGGCGCGGCGCGATCTGGAAAACGTCGATCCGGTTTTGTGGCAATGACAAAGACCGCAGTATTCGCGGCCGTCGCCACAGCCGTCCTTCTTGCGGGCCAAATCTTTGCGGCCGGCTTTCCCTCGGCCGCGGAGGTCGGGGGCCAACATCTGGTCCTCAACGGCACCGCGACACGAACAGTTTGGGGATTCAAGGTCTATGAAGTAGGACTGTTCCTCGACCAACCATGCAGCGACGCGCAGGCCATCATGGCCACCAACCGTGCACCCAAGCGAATCCGCATGGAGATGCTTCGCCCGGTGGAGAAAGAAAAATTTCTATCCACGGTTCAAGAGAGCATCGACCGCAACGTCGATGCCGCGGAGAAGCAAAAGTTCGCCCCCGAACTTGAATCTTTCCTCGGCTACCTTCGAAGCGGAGAAGACCTTTCCAAAGGTCGCGTTATCACGGTGGACTTTGTTCCCGGCGAAGGAATGGTTCTCGGACTCGACGACCAGCGCCTCGGAGCGATTCCGGGTGAGGATTTCTACCACGTGATCCTGCGTCTGTGGATTGGAAGACCTCTTCAGGAATCGATCCGGGAAGGGTTGCTCGGCCACGGCGCGGAAAGTTGAGGACATTCGCTGCGTGCCGCTGGAACTCGTGCATAGCACACTTCCATTGACACATCGGGGCAGTGCACAGATGATTTTGCGGTCATCATGACACGTTGGCTCACGGCGGTATTTTCAATAGGCGCCGCTTTGCTGGTGACGGGTTGCGCCGAATACTCCAAGGCAAGCCGGAAGAAGCCTTCCGACTTGGCTGTGACAAGGGAGCAAAGGACTCTTGCTCTTGCCCAAGAGAAGCATTCCACCCGGCCCATGGACCAAATCGGGGCTTATCTCGACGCAGCCGACGAAGCACGGCGCAAGCTGTCGAAGGATCCGCACAACACGCTCTGGCAAAGCGACTACAACTTCGCCGTGGCGCGGATTATGGAGATCATCGCCGCGCAGCGTTACGCACCGTGGGACCGCGCGCTTGAAGCGCCATCGGCTGACGGGACGCCCTGGAGACTGCGCCTCATTCCACCCTTCAAGCAGGCCCGGTATCATCCGTCCCGCTTCGAATTCGCGCCCGCGGACCGCTACGAACTTCACGGCGAGCTTGTCGGAGAGCGTGTCCGCAAAAGCGGACTCGGTGCTCCGATCGTGGTCATCGGCGACGACCTCGACTACCGCAAGCTCGATCCCTTCGCACAAGGCAAGAATGTTTACTATGGGCTCACCGCTGTCATCCGTTTCCGCGGCCGCGACTGCGAGATCGTCCTCATTGATCCCTTGGACAAAGAAACAGTCGAACTCGACCGGGCCAGCTACCCGCTTGCCGGGGACTACCAAGCGCCGCTTGTCATGGCACTTGCCGAACTGCAGGAAAAGGAGTTGATGGGGCTCTTCAAGCCGCAGGAGCAAGAGCGGGGCGCGCGTTTGGCGAAGCTGCAGCCATTCAACCCGCAAAAAATTCCGATCATCTGCGTGCATGGTCTGGGCAATTCGCCGGCGACATGGGCTCCGCTTATCGAGTTTCTGCGTGGTGACGAGGAGATCCGCAAGAATTACCAGTTCTGGTTCTTCAGCTACCCGTCCGGCCTTCCCTACCCGCTCTCGGCCGCAATCCTGCGAAACCAATGGCAGCTTGCACGCCGGCAATTTCCCGGACTCAAGGACGCTGTTGTCATCGGCCACAGCATGGGAGGGATGATCAGCCGCCTCCTCATCACGGACAGCGGCATGACACTGTGGGACGCCTATTTCGATCATCCACCGGAGCAGTCGCAGTTCTCCGGCGAGACGCGTGAGCTTATCACACGCTCGCTGATCTTCAAATCCACCCCCGGCGTTTCCCGCGTCATTTTCGTATCGGCGTCCCACCGCGGCAGCGAACGCGCCAGCAGTTTCCTCGGCCGCCTCGGTGCACTCGTGGTGGGCAGCCCGATCACCGCGGAAAACGTCTTCCGCGAAGCCATTCAAGCCGCGAAGAACGCCGCCCGTTTGCGCAACCGCAACCGCCTTCCCAACAGCATCGATCTGCTCGACCCCGACAGCTTGGTCGTCAAAGCGGTTGATTCGCTGCCGACCACGCCCGGGGTTCCCTACCACTCGATCATCGGCGACCGAGGCAAGGGAGGATACCTCGATCGCACGAAACCGGAGAGCACAGACGGCTTCGTGCCGTATTGGAGCAGCCACATGGAGGGGGCGGAAAGCGAGCGCATCATTCCCAGCGCGCACTGGAGCCACCTGCATCCGCTCGGGATGGCCGAGATCAAGCGCATCCTCCTCAAAAACCTGCACCGCGACTGAAAAAGCTCGCCAGGCGCGCGCACCTCCCCGAATAAACCGCGATGGCGACGAACAAAATAACTTCGCGGCCGTTTGCCACAGGGCCGCTGTCACCGATGGATGCGGTTGTCGCCCTTTACGGCGAAGGGCAGGATGAAACCGCGCGCGCGATCGTCGCCGCCCTCAACCG
Coding sequences within:
- a CDS encoding adenylate/guanylate cyclase domain-containing protein encodes the protein MTVVHASQNVPFFRLMARKSAFGTNLSRRSAKRLAVLGAVCTLWAAIFAILSGPLTIVPLELAELSLQDAVVRHGTKTSTPENYVFLALDEASLDLSQLDPEEIAADPALALMAQEFPWSRAVYAAAVEKVLGAGAKTVVLDAHFPLAGEGDEVLRDILRRYPGRVVIASLYMDSEMSVAPDAVLYHPPADTIVAPGDEANASVGYANFWPEADKVVRAAHYRMTDADLLGRPGLGGEVRSSLGAIALRQAGLKQDFPAAGLMRFCQPDSFPVVPLWQLFVPDLWKANLKDGQIFRDKIVLAGPLAARFRDFFRTPVGTLPGPEIHLHAMAAAQVGAFYRRATSGFVMATCFALGAVAFGVSAWMRRPLAALAVLALALAAFMGAAFLVYDFADFLPGLLYPAATLVMAGLTCFAYDFALERREKTRVRRSLERYVSRDVVRELLDHESDVLERLGGSRQDVAVLFSDLRGFTAITEHAEPAQLVADLNEYLGAMVEIVFRNRGTLDKFIGDAVMAVWGTVDSVGPREDAARSVRTAVEMLGAVRRMRERWAQRGAPDLRLGIGLNAGPAIFGNIGSDLKMEPTVIGDTVNLASRLESLTKRYGVELLASETVAALASGEFAFRTLDTVRVVGRSTPVTIYAVPLDPDGAACRPRWLEKHEEAWAHYRARRFDRAVDLFSSIADELPRDKALLAMIDRCRGFQASPPPDEWEPVMVMESK
- a CDS encoding FecR domain-containing protein, which translates into the protein MKNSIRFIACASLFLAASAFAAGLEQAKVSKIVNQVEVIPAGDQPEPAELGEVISGHTGVRTGGNSRAQLTFSDNTLARLGANTLFSFQRGTRSLDLENGTILLQVPKDAGGATIHSAPVTAAITGTTLMMEYSPGNPGTVKLIVLEGTVRLSLKGKLGESVLLNPGEMITVAANAKSLPNPVPVDVKRILRTSRLVKEGELESMGLIMETVDNQQQMIADKRLSDGGPVTPENLLNNPALIANDALNNQNFRRDTVPLPTPALVATPPPYIYHGGGSSTNGGTIYNY
- a CDS encoding magnesium transporter; translated protein: MISKGHESSDLSRTCASLDGREAAQLIAKARPLEASKALQSLIPNVAQDILSHLPPDKLGAILAVTPEDIARTWKLEARYPQDSVGALMEPPAAVFRADDTVGSTIEKLREITKEKFITYCFVTDDKDKLSGVITMRDLLLNPHDRRLGDLMLREVFSLNPHTSLLDAMKSTISRHYPVYPVCDTSGRLVGLVRGQALAEAQAFELTAQAGAMVGVEKEERLATPWLRSFLFRHPWLQLNLLTAFIAAAVVGLFENTLDKIVLLAVFLPVLAGQSGNTGCQSLAVALRAMTLGEMKEGKEWAALTKEALLGLANGALVGLTAGAGMVIYAKMQGNAQAWQLGGIVFLAMIGACIVSGACGVLVPSTLRRLGADPATASSIFLTTATDVVSMGLFLGLATWLIL
- a CDS encoding cyclic nucleotide-binding domain-containing protein, which gives rise to MEPQASLKESHAALLREVLHEELGGLEPGVWEKLLPAIRWKELAAGETLFREGDSADAMYVVVSGRLRAMREDEGKPVFIGDIGRGETVGEMALLTGAPRSATVEAMRDCVLAGLDQATFNELARMCPQTVFHVAKVQFDRIQRANRPRSLEKQRLSVMVLSADPSCDARGFASKLTGEIRARGHNAVLATKDEAPSGAGTPVDRRHRLAIWLNEKEAFATHLAMAGDPADDLWNRQCARSADAVLVLVRPGCEPRLPDDLIPEISRRILVVLHPDGRNRPSGTAKALRACKSTSCFHLREDSREDWQRLGRWLTGRAVGIAFAGGGARSFAHLGVIRALREHGIPLDTAAGTSLGAIVASGVSLDLPLDDLMARFSVMVKTNPTKRDYLLVPRSSLLSGRKLDRLLPQLLPDVEIEDCWKGFACVSANITNPGAHVHRSGSLLKALRSTVSIPGVFPPVKVGDGELLVDGGVVNNLPADILREHGAGRIIACDQGGSGTRAPGAPDNPNAIGIIMRSVILHSRISGRAWRREADLYIESPVGDIGLLEWDRFESALQRGYDQARRDLENVDPVLWQ
- a CDS encoding alpha/beta hydrolase, producing MTRWLTAVFSIGAALLVTGCAEYSKASRKKPSDLAVTREQRTLALAQEKHSTRPMDQIGAYLDAADEARRKLSKDPHNTLWQSDYNFAVARIMEIIAAQRYAPWDRALEAPSADGTPWRLRLIPPFKQARYHPSRFEFAPADRYELHGELVGERVRKSGLGAPIVVIGDDLDYRKLDPFAQGKNVYYGLTAVIRFRGRDCEIVLIDPLDKETVELDRASYPLAGDYQAPLVMALAELQEKELMGLFKPQEQERGARLAKLQPFNPQKIPIICVHGLGNSPATWAPLIEFLRGDEEIRKNYQFWFFSYPSGLPYPLSAAILRNQWQLARRQFPGLKDAVVIGHSMGGMISRLLITDSGMTLWDAYFDHPPEQSQFSGETRELITRSLIFKSTPGVSRVIFVSASHRGSERASSFLGRLGALVVGSPITAENVFREAIQAAKNAARLRNRNRLPNSIDLLDPDSLVVKAVDSLPTTPGVPYHSIIGDRGKGGYLDRTKPESTDGFVPYWSSHMEGAESERIIPSAHWSHLHPLGMAEIKRILLKNLHRD